The following nucleotide sequence is from Ananas comosus cultivar F153 unplaced genomic scaffold, ASM154086v1, whole genome shotgun sequence.
CATCACTCAAGGGGCAATCATGTCTCACGTGGCCAGACTGCCCACAACGAAAACACCTTCCCTTTCGCAGCGCACACCGCCACGCCTGGTGGGatcctccacaaatcacacaccccGCAGATACGGCGGTAGCAGACGGAACTCTACCAAACTGTCGCTGAATCTCTGGGGCAGATGCAACCGACGGGGCAGGTGGCACTCCTTCCGCGCACTGACGGGCCATATGTCCCGCCcg
It contains:
- the LOC109705457 gene encoding uncharacterized protein LOC109705457; the protein is MARQCAEGVPPAPSVASAPEIQRQFGRVPSATAVSAGCVICGGSHQAWRCALRKGRCFRCGQSGHVRHDCPLSDGQLPPTASTFTSSGQMVDVQPVAQSGGLRVVERPEDFQGAPSGPGYAAQVEEPAAVGDVTA